A single window of Sander lucioperca isolate FBNREF2018 chromosome 22, SLUC_FBN_1.2, whole genome shotgun sequence DNA harbors:
- the LOC116055651 gene encoding uncharacterized protein LOC116055651 — MASSDLFDVGVVNTENLLDAYQQYDAISDFLHADLCIGLHVTTLSHPQQLLSFSFDVDGLVVEFNKVQALQGMLHYLFLPRFNSQILSPHYVYLKKHVDLSKYTSNGLTALKNCVGYQIANVDGGYHLLMTAVPSSTTGPDTRLFKKQLYSTHAVELLNSVTDNFKRLLRGLSSRDKSRPTLQKQGTSNTARFNVLRQDLPFIMSLLDRAVEEANSCRFLQVMLTLNQFGQKDPNTLELTDIVDVTDVKAVSVHLAVKFVANDYDQHILFSRYGLQDLVGARGKLFSVLGMHEATNFQTNLDHLPLDVAKPLLAVLSKEGRLNFLQLYVDSPHCHLQMPFKHPVSGAIVTCGLSHPNSQMAMLSRALTYLRHMTDLKERLVAQLGCRIEQVLRFQGDVPMCVDPSAHFDLEGLHALLRQCAMLVPFKDTTSGQGLLSTLDGVLGSLIDTLTSAYSSSEGVGRFDESWKAFQCELALEEMFYGHPLSSEDFFLSASLGTSTVMDRSLTHQRGFIGLAPHSSASSEETPPPLHHWTRDELQKLRIERLWPLCQTLEAGPAVIGVALIRVLLGDLYRRNANIPMSAFSSDSPPGKLVGAMTLEILTNDLETKNSFPVPNTFHRARQLVQKAGKSVKDCLLQGFIAEKLHFFPAFKFRDIKGGKKIWWNFKDFLHVHLGAEKPFPVSELTARTLQVCTEIERRSLAYSRSLEKYRDHGMPWMVKTLQRLPPTLKGTFLVNVLTFISSVGMLQNNDFVDFNHLKDLLQAISLQGMAQDKLQKLQILGRFTIEKVYRPIIWKLHHDIPVRLQQNTPRLLSLRPPPKQEEGEVLQPEEDVQAVEDQDDIRPPVRSQAMCLPANSSKLWTQDECALVNLDKCKTSKQAYTAYVKRCVELKVPSRTFNAFRQKRKALQKK, encoded by the coding sequence ATGGCTAGCAGTGATTTGTTTGATGTTGGAGTTGTAAACACCGAAAATCTGCTTGATGCCTACCAGCAATATGACGCCATCAGTGATTTTTTGCACGCTGACCTGTGTATTGGTTTACATGTCACCACTCTGTCCCACCCACAACAATTACTTTCATTCTCATTTGATGTGGATGGGTTGGTGGTTGAGTTCAATAAGGTGCAGGCGCTGCAAGGTATGCTTCATTACCTATTCCTCCCCAGGTTTAACTCACAGATACTTAGCCCCCACTATGTGTACCTAAAAAAGCACGTGGATCTCAGCAAGTACACGAGCAATGGCTTGACTGCCCTTAAAAATTGTGTTGGGTACCAGATAGCTAACGTAGATGGTGGCTATCATCTATTAATGACTGCAGTACCCAGCAGCACCACTGGCCCTGACACCAGGCTATTCAAGAAACAGCTCTACAGCACACATGCTGTAGAGCTGCTTAACAGTGTGACAGACAACTTTAAACGGTTGCTCCGGGGCCTCTCTTCTAGGGACAAGAGCAGACCTACTCTGCAAAAACAGGGGACCAGCAACACGGCAAGGTTCAATGTGTTGCGGCAGGACCTGCCGTTCATAATGAGCCTTTTggacagagctgtggaggaggcAAACTCCTGCCGTTTTTTGCAAGTGATGCTGACACTAAACCAGTTTGGCCAAAAAGACCCCAATACACTGGAATTGACAGACATTGTGGATGTGACAGATGTTAAAGCAGTGTCAGTCCACCTTGCCGTGAAGTTTGTGGCAAATGACTATGACCAACACATATTGTTCTCCCGTTATGGACTGCAGGACCTGGTAGGAGCCAGGGGGAAACTGTTCTCAGTCCTTGGGATGCATGAGGCCACAAACTTCCAGACCAATCTGGACCACCTGCCGTTAGATGTAGCCAAGCCTCTTCTGGCAGTGCTCAGCAAAGAGGGAAGGCTGAATTTCCTTCAACTGTATGTCGACAGCCCACATTGTCACTTGCAGATGCCATTCAAGCATCCCGTGAGTGGTGCCATAGTGACATGTGGGCTGTCGCACCCAAATTCACAAATGGCCATGCTCTCCAGGGCATTGACGTACCTGCGCCACATGACGGACCTTAAAGAAAGGCTGGTGGCACAGCTTGGTTGCCGTATAGAGCAGGTCCTTAGGTTTCAGGGGGATGTACCTATGTGTGTTGACCCCTCAGCCCATTTTGACCTCGAAGGGCTGCACGCTTTGCTGCGACAGTGTGCCATGCTTGTCCCCTTCAAGGACACAACCTCTGGTCAGGGTCTCCTGTCCACCTTGGATGGCGTTCTGGGCTCACTCATCGACACCCTCACCAGTGCCTACAGTTCCAGTGAGGGTGTGGGTAGGTTCGATGAGTCATGGAAAGCTTTCCAGTGTGAGCTAGCCCTTGAGGAAATGTTTTATGGCCACCCTCTGTCATCCGAGGACTTTTTTCTAAGTGCAAGCTTGGGGACCAGTACAGTGATGGACCGTAGCCTCACACACCAGAGGGGTTTCATTGGCCTGGCACCTCACTCGAGTGCTAGCTCGGAGGAAACGCCTCCCCCACTTCATCACTGGACCAGGGATGAACTACAGAAGCTGCGGATTGAGCGCCTCTGGCCTCTGTGCCAGACCTTGGAGGCAGGGCCGGCTGTCATCGGTGTGGCGCTAATTCGCGTGCTTCTCGGGGACCTGTACAGAAGGAATGCAAACATCCCAATGTCAGCTTTCAGCTCCGACTCTCCACCTGGCAAGCTGGTAGGTGCTATGACCCTGGAGATTCTCACCAACGACCTTGAAACAAAAAACTCTTTTCCTGTCCCCAACACCTTTCACCGTGCTCGCCAGCTGGTGCAGAAAGCAGGAAAGTCTGTTAAGGATTGTCTGTTGCAGGGGTTCATTGCAGAGAAGCTTCACTTCTTCCCAGCCTTCAAGTTCAGAGACATTAAGGGTGGAAAGAAGATCTGGTGGAACTTCAAAGACTTTTTACATGTCCACCTAGGAGCAGAGAAACCTTTTCCCGTGTCTGAGCTCACCGCCAGGACCCTGCAAGTAtgcacagagatagagagacggTCTCTGGCATACTCCCGGTCATTGGAAAAATACCGGGACCACGGAATGCCATGGATGGTGAAAACACTGCAGCGGCTGCCTCCCACACTGAAAGGGACCTTCCTTGTGAACGTTCTCACCTTCATCAGCTCAGTTGGCATGCTCCAAAATAATGATTTTGTAGATTTTAACCACCTGAAGGACCTCCTTCAGGCTATTAGCCTGCAAGGCATGGCCCAGGACAAACTGCAAAAGCTCCAGATATTAGGTAGGTTTACCATAGAGAAGGTCTATAGACCCATCATCTGGAAGCTGCACCACGACATTCCGGTCAGGCTCCAGCAGAACACCCCACGCTTACTAAGCCTCAGACCACCACCCAagcaggaagagggagaggtcCTCCAGCCTGAGGAGGACGTCCAGGCTGTCGAAGACCAAGATGACATCAGACCTCCTGTCAGGTCTCAGGCAATGTGCCTGCCTGCCAATTCCTCCAAGCTGTGGACACAGGATGAGTGTGCTCTGGTCAACTTGGACAAATGTAAAACATCAAAGCAGGCATACACGGCATATGTGAAACGGTGCGTGGAACTCAAAGTGCCATCAAGGACCTTTAATGCCTTCAGACAAAAAAGGAAGGCACtacaaaagaaataa